A genomic segment from Micromonospora echinaurantiaca encodes:
- a CDS encoding RtcB family protein: MELVEESPYRFRIDRHDPMRVPGVVFASRSLLPDAGADRSLEQVANVATLPGIVGASYAMPDVHLGYGFPIGGVAATDVEAGGVVSPGGVGFDISCGVRLLAADLDGTELGTRLEPLMDGLGAVTPRGMGKGAVWHLSKQSELDAVLRGGSRYAVERGYGVERDLARCEDYGAVDDANPAEVSERAVERGARQVGSLGSGNHFLEVQTVEEVYDDRVATAFGLRPGQVCVMIHCGSRGLGHQICTDYVRRMEKVMARYGIKVPDRQLACAPVDSHEGRAYLGAMAAAANYARANRQLLADAARKVFKRETGRGLDLVYDISHNLAKIETHGVDGGQRSLCVHRKGATRALPPGHQDLPDDLRDVGQPVLIPGSMGTGSYVLTGVPGAPAFASTCHGAGRVQSRKQAVKAERGMDPRAQLEAQDIVVRGASRRGLAEEMPAAYKDISAVIESAEGAGLCRKVARLAPIGVVKG, from the coding sequence ATGGAGCTGGTGGAGGAGTCGCCGTACCGGTTCCGGATCGACCGGCACGACCCGATGCGGGTACCGGGGGTGGTCTTCGCCTCCCGGTCGCTGTTGCCGGACGCCGGGGCGGACCGGTCGCTGGAGCAGGTGGCGAACGTGGCCACGCTGCCCGGCATCGTCGGCGCCTCGTACGCCATGCCCGACGTGCACCTGGGCTACGGCTTCCCGATCGGCGGCGTCGCCGCCACCGACGTCGAGGCCGGCGGGGTGGTCTCCCCGGGCGGGGTGGGCTTCGACATCTCCTGCGGCGTGCGGCTGCTCGCCGCCGACCTCGACGGCACCGAGCTGGGCACCCGGCTGGAGCCGCTGATGGACGGGCTGGGCGCGGTGACCCCGCGCGGCATGGGCAAGGGCGCGGTGTGGCACCTGTCCAAGCAGTCGGAGCTGGACGCGGTGTTGCGCGGCGGCTCCCGGTACGCGGTGGAGCGGGGCTACGGCGTCGAGCGGGACCTGGCCCGTTGCGAGGACTACGGGGCGGTCGACGACGCCAACCCGGCCGAGGTGAGCGAGCGGGCGGTGGAGCGCGGCGCCCGGCAGGTCGGCAGCCTCGGCTCCGGCAACCACTTCCTGGAGGTGCAGACCGTCGAGGAGGTGTACGACGACCGGGTCGCCACCGCGTTCGGGCTGCGCCCGGGCCAGGTCTGCGTGATGATCCACTGCGGTTCGCGCGGGCTGGGCCACCAGATCTGCACCGACTACGTGCGCCGGATGGAGAAGGTGATGGCCCGGTACGGCATCAAGGTGCCGGACCGCCAGCTGGCCTGCGCGCCGGTGGACTCGCACGAGGGCCGCGCCTACCTGGGCGCGATGGCGGCCGCCGCGAACTACGCCCGGGCCAACCGGCAGTTGCTGGCCGACGCGGCCCGCAAGGTGTTCAAGCGGGAGACCGGCCGGGGACTCGACCTGGTCTACGACATCTCGCACAACCTCGCCAAGATCGAGACGCACGGGGTGGACGGCGGGCAGCGCAGTCTCTGCGTCCACCGCAAGGGGGCCACCCGGGCGTTGCCGCCGGGCCACCAGGACCTTCCCGACGACCTGCGCGACGTGGGGCAGCCGGTGCTGATCCCCGGCTCGATGGGCACCGGCTCGTACGTGCTCACCGGGGTGCCGGGCGCGCCGGCGTTCGCCTCCACCTGTCACGGGGCCGGCCGGGTGCAGAGCCGCAAGCAGGCGGTCAAGGCCGAGCGGGGGATGGACCCGCGCGCCCAACTGGAGGCCCAGGACATCGTGGTACGCGGCGCGTCCCGGCGCGGGCTGGCCGAGGAGATGCCGGCGGCGT
- a CDS encoding GNAT family N-acetyltransferase — protein sequence MEVRRIGPELAGAAAEVLAEAFDGYPWTAWTVAADRHRERLAGLFAATVSAVGLPYGEVWAALDGGRPRAVAVWLRPDRPVPEQVWGELTARDAELAGDRHPARVAAEAACAPLRSPEPAFVLATVGVCPADQGRGIGGRLLRPGLAEADRTGRPAVLETSSPANVRFYRRLGFEVTGEVTVPGGGPRVWAMRRPAPGV from the coding sequence ATCGAGGTACGGCGGATCGGGCCGGAGTTGGCCGGTGCGGCGGCCGAGGTGCTGGCCGAGGCGTTCGACGGGTATCCCTGGACCGCGTGGACGGTGGCGGCCGACCGGCACCGGGAACGGCTGGCCGGCCTGTTCGCCGCCACCGTGTCGGCGGTCGGCCTGCCGTACGGGGAGGTGTGGGCGGCCCTGGACGGCGGCCGCCCGCGCGCGGTGGCCGTGTGGCTGCGGCCCGACCGGCCGGTACCCGAGCAGGTCTGGGGCGAGCTGACCGCGCGCGACGCGGAGCTGGCCGGCGACCGGCACCCGGCCAGGGTCGCCGCCGAGGCGGCGTGCGCCCCGCTCCGGTCGCCGGAGCCGGCCTTCGTGCTGGCCACCGTCGGCGTGTGCCCGGCGGACCAGGGCCGGGGGATCGGCGGGCGGCTGCTGCGCCCCGGCCTGGCCGAGGCGGACCGGACCGGCCGGCCGGCGGTGCTGGAGACGTCGTCGCCGGCGAACGTGCGGTTCTACCGGCGGCTGGGCTTCGAGGTGACCGGGGAGGTGACCGTGCCCGGCGGTGGGCCGCGGGTGTGGGCGATGCGCCGTCCCGCTCCCGGCGTGTAA
- a CDS encoding carbohydrate ABC transporter permease has product MLAPYLVGLVGLVLLPALVTLALAFTEYDLLRPPTWVGLDNLTALVDDPVFRVSLTNSLVFGLVAVPLRVLLALGLALLLHRRALGVGSARTAAVLPTAVPEIAYGLLWLWLLNPLYGPINQLLRTGGENGLTALGRTPPQWLTDPTDARAAIILMSLFTMGETFVVLLAARRALPRDVYEMAALEDATGWDVFRRITLPLMAPVLALLAVRDLIQSLHFSFVPAFVVTDGGPPPYATTYLSLFVYRNAFEYLRYGYAAAATLVMILLTVAAVVVQWRLVRRYRAFYGV; this is encoded by the coding sequence GTGCTGCTGCCCGCCCTGGTGACCCTGGCGCTGGCGTTCACCGAGTACGACCTGCTGCGCCCGCCGACCTGGGTCGGGCTGGACAATCTCACCGCACTGGTCGACGACCCGGTCTTCCGGGTGTCGCTGACCAACTCGCTGGTGTTCGGGCTGGTGGCCGTACCGCTGCGGGTGCTGCTCGCGCTCGGCCTGGCGCTCCTGCTGCACCGCCGCGCGCTCGGCGTCGGCAGCGCCCGCACGGCGGCGGTGCTGCCCACCGCGGTGCCGGAGATCGCCTACGGCCTGCTCTGGCTCTGGCTGCTCAACCCGCTGTACGGGCCGATCAACCAGCTGCTGCGCACCGGCGGCGAGAACGGGCTGACCGCGCTCGGGCGCACCCCGCCGCAGTGGCTCACCGACCCGACCGACGCCCGGGCGGCGATCATCCTGATGAGCCTGTTCACCATGGGGGAGACCTTCGTGGTGCTACTGGCCGCTCGGCGGGCGCTGCCCCGCGACGTGTACGAGATGGCGGCCCTCGAGGACGCCACCGGCTGGGACGTGTTCCGCCGGATCACCCTGCCGCTGATGGCGCCGGTGCTGGCCCTGCTCGCGGTGCGTGACCTCATCCAGAGCCTGCACTTCTCCTTCGTGCCGGCGTTCGTGGTCACCGACGGCGGGCCGCCGCCGTACGCCACCACCTACCTGTCGCTGTTCGTCTACCGCAACGCCTTCGAGTACCTGCGCTACGGCTACGCGGCCGCGGCGACCCTGGTGATGATCCTGCTGACCGTGGCGGCGGTGGTGGTGCAGTGGCGGCTGGTCCGCCGCTACCGTGCCTTCTACGGTGTCTGA